A part of Candidatus Manganitrophaceae bacterium genomic DNA contains:
- a CDS encoding YfiR family protein, with product MGLRNRSFLPLLIFLIWVQTLVSVEAQSIPPSEYQVKAAFLYNFAKFVEWPTETLNGGEPFVIGILGRDPFNGFIDEAISGKSVRDRPIVVKRFSKIEEAAGAQILFISGSEGEKVGRLLKHLDRTPILTVSDLKRFAEQGGMIQLVMDENRVRFAVNLTAVERTGLKPSSQLLRLARIVPEGGSNKRIPSEAVYAGLSDDHRWKMPYESERREAPSHLKRKVFSGANR from the coding sequence ATGGGATTGAGAAACAGATCGTTCCTCCCCCTTTTGATCTTCTTGATTTGGGTTCAGACCCTCGTTTCCGTCGAAGCGCAGTCGATACCGCCGTCGGAGTACCAAGTCAAAGCCGCTTTTTTATATAACTTCGCCAAATTTGTTGAGTGGCCTACGGAGACGCTTAATGGGGGCGAGCCGTTCGTCATCGGAATTCTCGGCCGAGATCCATTCAACGGCTTTATCGATGAGGCGATCTCAGGAAAGAGCGTTCGGGATCGTCCCATTGTCGTAAAGAGGTTCTCTAAAATTGAAGAGGCCGCCGGCGCACAGATTCTCTTTATCAGCGGCTCGGAGGGGGAAAAGGTCGGCCGCCTGTTGAAGCATCTGGACCGGACTCCGATTCTCACCGTCAGTGATCTCAAACGGTTTGCCGAACAGGGAGGGATGATCCAACTGGTCATGGATGAGAATCGCGTTCGATTTGCGGTGAATCTCACCGCCGTCGAGCGGACCGGCTTGAAACCGAGCTCGCAATTATTAAGATTGGCTCGGATTGTTCCAGAGGGCGGCTCAAACAAACGCATTCCTTCTGAAGCGGTCTATGCCGGTCTCTCCGACGATCATCGGTGGAAAATGCCGTATGAGAGTGAGCGCCGAGAGGCGCCGTCGCATTTAAAAAGGAAGGTCTTCTCCGGCGCGAACCGATAG
- the nth gene encoding endonuclease III — MKRPLANKTESAAEIEKRRAREKKAAEIVAALKKLYPQAKTILRHANPWELYVAVALSAQTTDKKVNEVTDRLFQKYKTLDDYVKADPEEFDREIKSVNFHPIKAKSILKAAKMVKEVFGGEVPRTMEALRSIPFVGRKTANVIQSQAFGISEGIAVDTHVKRLSRRWGLTDETDPDKIERDLMAILPKEEWPHFNVRVINYGRDYCPARPHRHEACPLSRFG, encoded by the coding sequence ATGAAGCGTCCACTGGCAAATAAAACGGAGAGCGCCGCGGAGATCGAGAAACGCCGGGCGCGAGAGAAGAAAGCGGCCGAGATCGTCGCCGCTCTAAAGAAGCTCTATCCTCAGGCGAAGACGATCCTTCGCCACGCCAATCCCTGGGAGCTCTATGTCGCCGTGGCCCTCTCGGCTCAGACGACCGATAAAAAGGTGAATGAGGTGACCGATCGGCTCTTTCAGAAATACAAGACGCTCGATGACTATGTGAAGGCCGATCCGGAGGAATTCGACCGGGAGATCAAGTCGGTCAACTTCCACCCGATTAAAGCCAAGAGCATCCTGAAGGCGGCGAAAATGGTGAAGGAGGTCTTCGGCGGGGAGGTCCCTCGGACGATGGAGGCGCTTCGAAGCATTCCCTTCGTCGGGCGGAAGACCGCCAATGTCATTCAATCGCAGGCCTTTGGGATCAGCGAGGGGATCGCGGTCGACACCCATGTGAAGCGACTCTCGCGGCGCTGGGGACTGACCGACGAGACCGATCCCGACAAGATCGAGCGGGACCTGATGGCGATTCTGCCGAAGGAAGAGTGGCCTCATTTCAACGTCCGCGTCATCAATTATGGAAGAGACTATTGCCCCGCACGGCCCCACCGCCACGAGGCCTGTCCGTTAAGCCGGTTTGGTTAA
- a CDS encoding PilZ domain-containing protein, which translates to MDERREHVRIPLVSIARLTPQGLDSKRLVSIRDISTHGVGIYNCEEEYQKGEIVVIELHLTDADEALSDSISGEVVWVTPIHDGTRRSVGIRFDHMEQEKPKLYAFIKRLEEKVEGGSPDLSKKNRITNSEGS; encoded by the coding sequence ATGGATGAGAGAAGAGAACACGTTCGAATTCCGCTTGTTTCCATCGCTCGCCTGACGCCGCAAGGCCTCGATTCGAAACGGTTGGTTTCGATCCGGGATATCTCCACCCATGGCGTCGGAATATACAATTGTGAAGAAGAATACCAAAAGGGAGAAATCGTCGTCATCGAGCTTCATCTGACCGATGCCGATGAAGCCTTGAGTGATTCGATCTCCGGAGAGGTGGTCTGGGTGACCCCGATCCACGACGGGACGCGCCGCTCCGTCGGCATCCGCTTTGATCATATGGAACAGGAGAAACCGAAGCTCTATGCCTTCATCAAACGCCTTGAAGAGAAAGTAGAGGGAGGCTCCCCTGATCTTTCCAAAAAAAATCGGATAACGAATTCGGAAGGATCTTGA
- a CDS encoding RNA-binding transcriptional accessory protein, with protein sequence MNLLERIAEELSVRTPQVEAAVRLLDEGSTVPFIARYRKEVTGGLDDTQLRTLEERLIYMRELEERRATILKSIEEQGKLTPELNGAILGAETKTRLEDLYAPYMPKRRTKAQIAREAGLEPLVDILLKDPTVDPEAAAAGHVNAEKGFDDAAAVLEGARSIFMERASEEADLVGALRDLMWEKGILVSTVAPEKEKEGAKFSDYFQFSEPIKQLPSHRALALFRGRAEGILRLVLQLPGQDDLQGSTAFGVCDAMIAKRFAVHDQSRPADRWLIDSVRWAWRIKIKLQLDTELFLRLREGAEEEAIRVFGENLRDLLLAAPAGSRPTMGLDPGLRTGVKVAVVSATGKVVDHTTIFPHAPKNQWEESLSVLAGLARKHQVELISIGNGTASRETDKLAKELIKRHPELTLTSLVVSEAGASVYSASAVAAKEFPDLDVTFRGAVSIARRLQDPLAELVKIEPKAIGVGQYQHDVNQLRLTRKLGAVVEDCVNTVGVDVNTASAPLLSRVAGLSDSTAANIVTFREAQGAFRHRRQLLEVPRLGPKAFEQSAGFLRIMNGENPLDASAVHPEAYPVVERILGATGRALRELIGDKPFLSSLAVQEFIDEKFGEMTVRDILRELEKPGRDPRPEFKTAAFREGVETPADLVPGSVLEGVVTNVTNFGAFVDIGVHQDGLVHVSALSERFVKDPREVVKAGDVVKVKVLQVDLERKRISLTLRLNDGAAPVRAEEKSAKRAGEKTEAKRRPPAKNQSPAPMTTMAEAFARLKERKS encoded by the coding sequence ATGAATCTCCTGGAACGTATCGCCGAAGAATTGAGTGTCCGCACCCCGCAGGTCGAGGCGGCCGTCCGTTTGCTGGACGAAGGGTCGACCGTGCCGTTCATCGCCCGTTATCGAAAAGAGGTGACGGGGGGGTTGGACGACACCCAGCTGCGCACCCTCGAAGAGCGCCTGATCTACATGCGCGAGCTCGAAGAGCGGCGTGCAACGATCTTAAAGAGCATTGAGGAGCAGGGGAAGCTGACCCCCGAGCTAAACGGGGCGATTCTCGGCGCAGAGACCAAGACCCGGCTCGAAGATCTCTACGCTCCCTATATGCCGAAGCGCCGTACCAAGGCGCAGATCGCGCGGGAGGCGGGGCTGGAGCCGCTGGTCGATATATTGCTGAAAGATCCGACGGTCGACCCGGAGGCTGCGGCGGCCGGCCATGTCAACGCGGAAAAAGGGTTTGACGATGCGGCGGCGGTCTTAGAAGGGGCGCGCTCTATTTTTATGGAACGTGCCTCGGAAGAGGCCGATCTTGTCGGGGCGCTCCGCGACCTGATGTGGGAAAAGGGAATCTTGGTCTCGACCGTGGCTCCGGAGAAAGAGAAGGAAGGGGCGAAGTTCTCCGATTACTTCCAGTTTTCGGAGCCGATCAAACAGCTTCCTTCTCACCGAGCGCTGGCGCTTTTCCGCGGCCGCGCCGAGGGGATCTTGCGCCTCGTCCTTCAGCTCCCAGGCCAGGATGACCTGCAGGGCTCGACCGCCTTCGGCGTCTGTGATGCGATGATCGCCAAGCGATTCGCCGTTCATGATCAATCGCGTCCGGCCGACCGGTGGTTGATCGACTCCGTCCGCTGGGCCTGGCGCATTAAGATCAAACTACAGCTCGATACCGAACTCTTCCTCCGTCTGCGGGAGGGAGCGGAGGAAGAGGCGATTCGAGTCTTCGGCGAAAATTTGCGCGATCTCCTTCTCGCGGCGCCCGCCGGTTCCCGCCCAACGATGGGGCTCGATCCGGGGCTCCGGACCGGGGTCAAGGTCGCCGTGGTCAGCGCCACCGGAAAGGTGGTCGACCACACCACCATCTTCCCTCACGCTCCAAAAAACCAATGGGAAGAATCGCTTTCCGTCTTGGCCGGTCTGGCCCGCAAGCATCAGGTCGAATTGATCAGCATCGGAAATGGGACCGCCTCGCGCGAGACCGACAAGCTGGCGAAAGAGCTGATCAAGCGCCACCCGGAGCTGACGTTGACGAGCCTGGTGGTGAGCGAGGCGGGGGCGTCTGTCTATTCCGCCTCGGCGGTGGCAGCCAAGGAATTTCCCGACCTCGACGTCACCTTCCGCGGGGCGGTGTCGATCGCGCGCCGCCTGCAAGACCCCCTCGCCGAGCTGGTGAAGATCGAGCCGAAGGCGATCGGCGTCGGCCAATACCAGCACGACGTCAATCAGCTCCGCCTGACCCGCAAGCTGGGGGCGGTCGTGGAAGATTGCGTCAATACGGTCGGCGTCGATGTCAACACCGCCTCCGCGCCGCTGCTGTCGCGGGTGGCCGGACTGAGCGATTCGACCGCGGCCAACATCGTCACCTTTCGCGAGGCGCAGGGGGCTTTCCGCCACCGGCGGCAGCTGCTGGAGGTTCCCCGGCTGGGGCCGAAGGCCTTCGAGCAGAGCGCCGGGTTTCTCCGGATCATGAACGGAGAGAACCCGCTCGATGCCTCCGCCGTTCACCCGGAAGCTTACCCGGTGGTAGAGCGAATCCTCGGCGCCACCGGCCGCGCGCTGCGCGAGCTGATCGGCGACAAGCCGTTCTTATCGTCGCTGGCGGTGCAGGAATTTATCGATGAGAAGTTCGGTGAAATGACGGTGCGGGATATTCTCCGCGAGCTTGAAAAGCCGGGCCGCGACCCCCGCCCCGAATTCAAGACCGCTGCCTTCCGAGAAGGGGTCGAGACGCCGGCCGATCTGGTTCCCGGGAGCGTTTTGGAAGGGGTGGTGACCAACGTCACCAACTTCGGCGCCTTCGTCGATATCGGCGTCCATCAGGATGGACTGGTGCATGTCTCGGCGCTCTCGGAGCGCTTTGTGAAGGATCCGCGCGAAGTGGTCAAGGCGGGCGATGTGGTAAAGGTGAAGGTGTTGCAGGTCGATCTGGAGCGAAAGCGGATCTCCCTCACGCTTCGCCTAAACGACGGGGCCGCTCCCGTGCGGGCCGAAGAAAAGAGCGCCAAGCGCGCCGGAGAGAAAACGGAGGCGAAGCGCCGGCCCCCCGCCAAGAACCAGAGCCCGGCGCCGATGACGACGATGGCGGAGGCCTTTGCACGGCTTAAAGAGCGGAAGTCTTAA
- a CDS encoding SET domain-containing protein-lysine N-methyltransferase, producing MLVEPNEILTKRSPRQRTRPWFEVRTSPIHGSGAFAVRPIPKGTRLIEYTGERITHEAADARYNDYEMERHHTFLFSVDDQTVIDATHEGNDARYFNHACDPNCESVNEDGRIFIDAIRDIAAGEELFFDYAYERDGEEDAEDERRYACHCGAATCRKTILAPLTEETES from the coding sequence ATGCTGGTCGAACCGAATGAGATCCTAACAAAGAGAAGCCCCCGACAACGGACCCGGCCTTGGTTCGAGGTCCGCACCTCTCCGATCCATGGATCGGGGGCGTTTGCCGTCCGGCCGATTCCAAAGGGGACGCGCCTCATCGAATATACCGGGGAGCGGATCACCCATGAAGCGGCCGACGCCCGCTATAACGATTACGAGATGGAGCGCCACCACACCTTTCTCTTCAGCGTCGACGACCAGACCGTCATCGACGCCACCCATGAAGGGAACGATGCCCGCTACTTCAATCACGCCTGCGACCCAAACTGCGAGTCGGTGAATGAGGACGGTCGGATCTTTATCGACGCGATTCGCGACATCGCCGCCGGCGAAGAGCTTTTCTTCGACTACGCCTATGAGCGCGACGGAGAAGAAGATGCGGAAGATGAGCGGCGTTATGCCTGCCATTGCGGCGCGGCCACCTGCCGTAAAACCATCTTGGCCCCCCTCACCGAAGAGACCGAGTCTTAA
- a CDS encoding peroxiredoxin yields MKQLLGLFFLLVLGAGIDLTQTVPVRAEGFSVKEGAPAPDFTLPDQDGKPVTLSSFRGQWVVLYFYPKDDTPGCTKEACSFRDNIVAIQHLNATILGVSVDSVASHKKFSDKHHLNFQILADDQFKVTQQYGTLTRFMGSDIARRSSVIIDPKGIIRKLFPAVEPTDHAREIHQTLKTLQGS; encoded by the coding sequence ATGAAGCAGCTTCTCGGCCTCTTTTTTCTCTTGGTTCTCGGAGCCGGCATCGACCTCACTCAAACCGTTCCGGTCCGGGCAGAAGGGTTCTCCGTCAAAGAAGGAGCGCCGGCGCCCGACTTCACCCTCCCCGATCAGGACGGAAAGCCGGTCACTCTCTCGTCGTTCCGGGGCCAATGGGTCGTCCTTTATTTTTATCCGAAAGACGACACCCCCGGCTGCACCAAAGAGGCCTGCTCTTTCCGGGATAACATCGTCGCCATCCAACACCTCAATGCGACGATCCTCGGGGTCAGCGTCGATTCGGTGGCGTCTCATAAGAAATTTTCCGACAAACACCATCTGAATTTTCAGATCCTCGCCGACGACCAATTTAAGGTGACCCAGCAGTACGGCACCCTCACCCGATTTATGGGGAGCGACATCGCCCGCCGAAGCAGCGTAATCATCGATCCGAAAGGAATCATCCGAAAACTCTTCCCCGCCGTTGAGCCGACCGATCATGCCCGGGAGATCCATCAAACGCTCAAGACACTCCAAGGGAGTTAA
- the trxC gene encoding thioredoxin TrxC: MSDSVRVVCPHCTAINRVPSERLSQGPRCGQCHQPLFSGHPVELDEAGFDRQIAQNDLPVVVDFWAPWCRPCLMMAPEFEKAAAMLEPNARLVKVNTEKEQRLAARFNILSIPTVALFQGGREVARQPGAMNAATLVKWVGTHTGGQRRAA, encoded by the coding sequence ATGAGTGATTCTGTTCGTGTCGTCTGCCCGCACTGCACCGCCATCAACCGGGTTCCATCCGAGCGGCTCAGCCAGGGGCCGCGCTGCGGACAATGTCATCAGCCGCTCTTTAGTGGCCATCCGGTTGAGCTCGACGAAGCGGGCTTCGATCGGCAGATCGCCCAGAACGATCTCCCGGTGGTGGTCGACTTCTGGGCTCCTTGGTGCAGGCCTTGCCTCATGATGGCGCCCGAATTCGAAAAGGCGGCGGCGATGCTCGAGCCGAATGCGCGCCTCGTCAAGGTGAATACGGAAAAAGAACAACGCCTCGCGGCGCGCTTCAACATTCTCAGCATCCCGACCGTCGCCCTTTTTCAGGGCGGCCGGGAGGTCGCGCGCCAACCGGGCGCGATGAACGCAGCGACCCTGGTGAAGTGGGTTGGCACCCACACCGGCGGTCAACGTCGCGCGGCCTGA
- a CDS encoding DUF3185 domain-containing protein, with protein sequence MGTRKGLAIILITVGVAAFAYQGLTFTTREKVADIGPIQVTTEKKKTFPLPPLVGVLALAGGIVLLVGGDNRD encoded by the coding sequence ATGGGAACACGGAAAGGGCTCGCAATCATTCTTATCACGGTTGGGGTAGCCGCCTTTGCATATCAAGGCCTCACCTTTACGACCCGAGAGAAGGTGGCCGATATCGGCCCCATCCAAGTGACAACCGAGAAGAAAAAAACGTTTCCCCTGCCGCCGCTGGTGGGCGTTCTTGCATTGGCCGGCGGCATCGTGTTGCTGGTCGGGGGAGACAACCGCGATTAG
- a CDS encoding four-helix bundle copper-binding protein, translating into MAQKMEQMSEEMEQCILNCLDCYRICLEMINYCLEQGGLFAAPGPIRRLLDCAEICQTSAGFLIRHSDLHPRICGACAEVCEACAAECAQFSDDDQMAACADICRRCAASCRKMAEGHKRAAA; encoded by the coding sequence ATGGCACAGAAAATGGAGCAGATGAGCGAAGAAATGGAGCAATGCATTCTCAATTGCCTCGATTGTTATCGCATTTGTCTGGAGATGATCAATTATTGCCTGGAGCAGGGAGGCCTGTTTGCGGCGCCGGGGCCGATCCGGCGGCTGCTCGACTGCGCGGAGATCTGCCAGACCTCGGCCGGTTTTCTGATCCGGCATTCCGATCTCCATCCGAGAATCTGCGGAGCATGCGCCGAGGTGTGTGAGGCGTGTGCGGCGGAATGTGCGCAGTTCAGCGATGATGATCAAATGGCTGCCTGTGCCGATATCTGCCGGCGCTGTGCCGCATCGTGCCGTAAGATGGCGGAGGGCCACAAGCGGGCGGCGGCCTAG
- a CDS encoding phage tail sheath subtilisin-like domain-containing protein, with amino-acid sequence MPEYAAPGIYVEETGLRPKPIEGVGTNTTGFIGPTGDGPVTGPPTVLTSLADFERLYGGGAPLHFEADGVMPHYLWQAARVFFEEGGKRLYISRLFRPIKGSYPPARFHSAQTARRTDGRYDDGHARASLPSVGGRSAIQIRARFPGAAGNSAIRLTLCSGENLLKGTPADPSADGLVDQDVVWLKQAAGATGDPAGGALYLAESYYDRHAKKRTWRFKDTTAIPPRMIALNGLSPDPDPALSDLVRVVTLRASVTSPTGAAQRWEGLPLDPAHKTAGRFDSFSKRFGPKPSDAAETRPVPIVVQIGTDVKNGLGLLQAMSRVNGNLLRALEDPNSTEADRSVDLLLSGGNDGRRPSPQEYEGVDKPNPPFKTGLKAFEEIEEISLVAAPGATDGYEKGYGESAAATMASLIGHAERMRYRFAILDSGNGQTISEVRAMRGRINSTHAAFYYPWITVRDPISQQESQLPPSGFVAGIYTRSDLSRGVAHPPADEAVRLAVGLETMVDPRQQEMLNPEGINCFRLFEGRGIRLWGARTAGADPEWKYVNLRRYLTYLEQSIDKGTQWTVFEPNGEPLWATVRRTIEDFLLNEWRSGALLGDKPETAYFVRCDRTTMTQDDLDHGRLLILIGVAPLKPAEFVIFRIGQWTAARKD; translated from the coding sequence ATGCCGGAATATGCCGCGCCAGGGATTTATGTCGAAGAGACAGGGCTGCGACCGAAGCCGATTGAAGGGGTTGGGACTAATACGACCGGCTTCATCGGCCCGACCGGTGATGGACCGGTCACCGGCCCGCCGACCGTCCTGACCAGCCTGGCCGATTTCGAGCGTCTTTACGGCGGCGGGGCGCCGCTCCACTTCGAGGCCGACGGCGTCATGCCGCATTACCTTTGGCAAGCCGCGCGTGTCTTTTTTGAAGAAGGGGGGAAGCGGCTCTACATCTCGCGGCTGTTTCGGCCGATCAAGGGGAGCTATCCCCCGGCGCGTTTTCACTCCGCGCAGACGGCGCGCCGGACCGACGGCCGATATGACGACGGCCATGCACGTGCCAGTCTCCCGTCCGTCGGGGGAAGAAGCGCCATCCAGATCCGGGCCCGCTTCCCTGGCGCCGCCGGGAACAGCGCGATCCGCCTGACATTGTGCAGCGGAGAAAATCTCTTGAAAGGAACCCCCGCTGACCCGTCCGCCGACGGCTTGGTCGATCAAGACGTCGTCTGGCTGAAACAAGCCGCCGGCGCGACCGGCGACCCGGCGGGTGGGGCCCTCTATCTGGCAGAATCGTATTACGATCGGCATGCGAAAAAAAGGACATGGCGGTTCAAAGACACCACGGCGATCCCGCCGAGGATGATCGCGCTGAACGGCCTCTCGCCCGATCCCGACCCGGCGCTCTCGGACCTGGTCCGCGTCGTGACCCTCAGGGCCTCGGTCACCTCCCCGACCGGCGCCGCGCAGCGTTGGGAAGGGCTTCCCCTCGATCCCGCGCACAAGACAGCCGGCCGCTTTGATTCGTTCTCGAAGCGCTTCGGTCCAAAGCCGTCCGATGCTGCAGAGACGCGTCCTGTTCCAATCGTCGTCCAGATCGGAACCGACGTCAAAAATGGACTCGGCCTCCTTCAGGCGATGTCCCGTGTGAACGGCAATTTGCTCCGCGCGCTGGAGGATCCGAATTCAACCGAAGCGGATCGCTCGGTGGATCTTCTCCTCTCGGGCGGCAATGACGGACGGCGACCCTCGCCACAGGAGTACGAGGGGGTCGACAAGCCGAACCCCCCTTTCAAAACCGGGCTGAAAGCTTTTGAAGAGATCGAAGAAATTTCCCTCGTGGCGGCGCCCGGCGCCACCGATGGATATGAAAAGGGGTATGGGGAGAGCGCCGCCGCGACCATGGCGTCGCTGATCGGGCACGCGGAGCGGATGCGGTACCGATTTGCAATTCTCGACTCCGGCAACGGGCAAACGATTTCCGAAGTCCGTGCCATGCGGGGGCGGATCAACTCCACCCATGCCGCCTTCTACTATCCCTGGATCACCGTTCGCGATCCGATCTCGCAACAAGAGAGCCAACTGCCGCCGAGCGGCTTCGTCGCGGGGATTTATACCCGAAGCGACCTGAGCCGCGGCGTCGCGCACCCCCCCGCCGACGAAGCGGTCCGCCTGGCGGTGGGACTGGAGACGATGGTCGACCCACGTCAACAAGAGATGCTGAATCCGGAAGGGATCAACTGCTTCCGCCTCTTTGAGGGACGGGGGATCCGCCTCTGGGGCGCCCGGACGGCCGGCGCCGATCCGGAGTGGAAGTATGTGAACCTCCGCCGCTATCTCACCTATCTGGAACAGTCGATCGACAAAGGAACGCAATGGACCGTCTTCGAGCCGAATGGAGAGCCGCTCTGGGCCACGGTGCGGCGGACGATCGAAGATTTCTTGCTGAATGAGTGGCGGTCGGGTGCGCTTCTCGGCGACAAACCGGAGACAGCCTACTTCGTCCGGTGCGACCGAACGACGATGACCCAAGACGATCTCGACCACGGCCGCCTCCTCATCTTAATCGGCGTGGCGCCGCTGAAACCGGCGGAGTTCGTGATCTTCCGGATCGGTCAGTGGACGGCAGCCAGGAAAGACTGA
- a CDS encoding TonB-dependent receptor, with translation MDPLLRVVLRGGILSAFLTIFSLSFASAQEAGHFVEPQRPLTELSLEELMNVEVVTYSKRPEKWFDTPAAIYVITQEDLRRSGVTNIPDALRLAPGVEVARIDSNRWAVGIRGFTSQLSRDLLVLIDGRSVYSPLYAGVFWEVQDLLLEDIDRIEVIRGPGGTVWGANAVNGVINIITKNSRETPGGLATLGGGTQERGFGAARYGGAVGDHLHYRVYGKYFNRDGAFHPNGDEWDDGSMGQGGFRADLDLPNHSLVTLQGDLYNGRAGKKEAFALYQPPFSRTVEKEADLSGGNLLFRWSQAQSEQSDWTLKVYYDRTNRKEPIFREDRDTVDFDFQHRIRFFTAQELMWGVGYRVTSGDVHGVPTVVFDPPRRTDVLYTAFLQYRVTLIPDRLDLTLGSKFEHNDYSGFEVQPSGRLLWKPTPKQAVWTAVTRAVRTPSRLDQDLQAAVLLDPTTPTFLRLVGTKSFEPEEVLAYEVGYRIQPLPRFSFDITPFYNQYSNLSSLEPHPPFIESTPPDPTRVIVPLLIGNRIEGRTYGVEFMTDWQVQEWWRVNLFYSLLRIDLTPESGSLDRTTEKGTEGTSPHHQVGVRSLMELPENLELDWFLRYVDKLPSQRVKSYYNLDLRLGWHPTKKVELALVGQNLLDSHHPEFGAGNNGIIESTEVERSVYGKVTFRWD, from the coding sequence ATGGATCCCTTACTTCGGGTTGTCCTTCGCGGGGGGATTCTCTCTGCCTTTCTGACAATTTTTTCTCTCTCCTTTGCCTCGGCTCAAGAAGCAGGACACTTCGTCGAACCGCAGCGCCCGCTCACCGAATTAAGCTTGGAAGAGTTGATGAATGTCGAGGTCGTGACCTATTCGAAACGGCCCGAGAAATGGTTTGATACCCCCGCCGCCATCTATGTGATCACGCAAGAAGACCTCCGTCGCTCCGGGGTGACCAATATCCCAGACGCCCTCCGGCTCGCGCCGGGTGTCGAGGTGGCACGGATCGATTCAAACCGCTGGGCGGTGGGGATTCGAGGATTTACCAGTCAGCTCTCCCGAGATCTCCTGGTCCTCATTGATGGGAGGAGTGTCTACTCGCCGCTCTATGCCGGTGTTTTCTGGGAGGTCCAAGATCTTCTGCTGGAGGATATCGACCGAATCGAGGTCATCCGGGGGCCGGGGGGCACCGTTTGGGGCGCCAATGCGGTCAATGGGGTCATTAATATTATCACGAAGAATTCCAGGGAGACCCCAGGAGGCCTCGCCACGCTCGGCGGGGGAACGCAAGAGCGGGGTTTCGGCGCTGCTCGCTATGGCGGTGCCGTCGGCGACCATCTTCATTACCGCGTGTATGGAAAATACTTCAACCGCGATGGCGCGTTTCATCCCAACGGAGATGAGTGGGATGATGGGTCGATGGGACAGGGAGGGTTTCGGGCCGACTTAGATCTTCCGAATCACAGCCTCGTCACCCTCCAGGGGGATCTCTACAATGGAAGGGCGGGGAAGAAAGAGGCCTTTGCCCTTTATCAACCCCCTTTCTCTCGGACGGTGGAAAAAGAGGCCGATCTATCGGGGGGGAATCTCCTCTTCCGATGGAGTCAGGCGCAAAGCGAGCAGTCCGACTGGACGTTGAAGGTCTATTACGACCGGACGAACCGCAAGGAGCCGATTTTTCGAGAAGACCGCGATACGGTCGATTTTGATTTCCAACACCGAATTCGTTTTTTTACCGCCCAAGAGCTCATGTGGGGAGTCGGCTACCGCGTCACCTCGGGCGATGTCCATGGGGTGCCGACGGTTGTCTTTGACCCTCCCCGCCGCACCGACGTCCTCTACACCGCTTTCCTCCAATACCGGGTGACGCTGATCCCGGACCGGCTCGATCTGACACTGGGATCGAAATTCGAGCACAATGACTATAGCGGTTTTGAGGTGCAACCGAGCGGCCGGCTCCTCTGGAAGCCGACCCCCAAACAGGCCGTCTGGACCGCCGTCACCCGGGCGGTGCGCACTCCGTCTCGCTTGGACCAAGATCTACAGGCGGCCGTTCTGCTCGATCCGACGACCCCCACCTTTTTACGTCTGGTCGGTACAAAGTCCTTTGAACCGGAGGAGGTCCTTGCTTATGAGGTGGGGTACCGCATCCAGCCGCTTCCCCGCTTCTCATTCGACATCACGCCATTTTATAATCAGTACTCCAACCTCTCCAGCTTAGAGCCGCATCCCCCTTTTATCGAATCAACCCCTCCCGATCCGACCCGGGTGATCGTTCCCCTTCTGATCGGGAACCGGATCGAGGGCCGGACCTACGGCGTCGAGTTTATGACCGACTGGCAGGTGCAGGAGTGGTGGCGGGTCAACCTCTTCTATTCCCTTCTCCGGATCGATCTCACCCCGGAATCGGGCAGCCTGGATCGGACGACCGAGAAAGGAACGGAGGGGACGAGCCCCCACCATCAGGTCGGGGTGCGATCGCTGATGGAATTGCCGGAAAATCTGGAGCTGGACTGGTTTTTGCGGTATGTCGATAAACTGCCGAGCCAGCGGGTCAAATCCTACTATAATCTCGATCTCCGCCTTGGGTGGCATCCGACGAAAAAAGTCGAGTTGGCCCTCGTCGGCCAGAATCTGCTCGACTCGCACCATCCGGAGTTCGGCGCCGGCAACAATGGGATCATCGAAAGCACCGAGGTGGAACGAAGTGTCTATGGAAAGGTGACCTTTCGATGGGATTGA